From Denitrovibrio acetiphilus DSM 12809, the proteins below share one genomic window:
- a CDS encoding RnfABCDGE type electron transport complex subunit G, whose amino-acid sequence MKNSPINMVIVLTIITAISSVILAGVYAGTKDKIAEEYRKDFLKGLKVVLPGFNNEPDIDFKEMDGKKVYVGRRDGEVFGYAVQSTSPKGYSGDITVLVGVAPKGDILGIEILKHAETPGLGNKIEDLQWKSSFVGLDQDSNISVRKDGGEIDEFSGATISPRAVCEAVNSALDFLGRYVVEGE is encoded by the coding sequence ATGAAAAACTCTCCGATAAATATGGTGATAGTGCTTACGATAATCACAGCTATATCGTCTGTGATCCTTGCTGGGGTTTATGCAGGTACAAAGGATAAAATTGCAGAGGAGTACAGAAAAGATTTCCTTAAAGGACTTAAAGTTGTTCTGCCTGGGTTCAATAATGAACCCGATATAGATTTCAAAGAGATGGACGGTAAAAAGGTATATGTCGGGCGTAGAGACGGCGAAGTATTCGGATATGCTGTTCAGTCAACATCTCCCAAAGGTTATTCCGGTGACATTACTGTTCTGGTTGGTGTTGCTCCGAAGGGGGATATCCTGGGCATAGAAATACTTAAACACGCTGAGACACCAGGGCTCGGCAATAAGATAGAAGACCTCCAGTGGAAGAGCTCTTTTGTGGGACTTGATCAGGATTCTAATATCTCCGTCAGAAAAGACGGAGGCGAAATAGATGAATTCAGCGGAGCCACGATATCGCCTAGAGCGGTATGTGAGGCGGTAAATTCTGCCCTTGATTTTCTTGGGCGTTATGTTGTGGAGGGTGAATAA
- a CDS encoding RnfABCDGE type electron transport complex subunit D, giving the protein MADAKAEKLLVTFSPHDRDPMTTNVVMMLVVAALMPSVIGSIYYYGHYAVKGYLVTIFFCIAFEYLFDKISHRKTQIKDNSALLTGVLLAMNMPAGAPWWLMLIGSFVAIVISKAVYGGLGQNPFNPALVGRVFLLIAWPAEMTAWIVPQTVKNGLVFDAVSTATPLGSMKADLLSQGHVVAGNIAPLTNQLIGNVSGSLGGDSALLVLIGGLVLLQQRIISWHIPVSFIGTVFVLTGIYWGIAPEMTINPLMHVVSGGVMLGAFFMATDYVTSPMSKRAQLIFGFGCGLITVVIRLFGSYPEGVGFAILIMNAFVPLLDNYMRPKSFGEKS; this is encoded by the coding sequence ATGGCTGACGCTAAAGCTGAAAAACTACTCGTAACCTTCTCTCCTCACGACCGTGACCCGATGACTACTAATGTTGTTATGATGCTTGTTGTGGCGGCTCTGATGCCGTCAGTGATAGGTTCTATATACTACTACGGACACTATGCGGTCAAAGGGTATTTGGTTACCATATTTTTCTGCATCGCTTTTGAGTACCTTTTTGATAAAATTTCACACCGAAAAACCCAGATAAAAGATAATTCTGCACTGCTCACCGGTGTTCTGCTGGCTATGAATATGCCTGCCGGTGCACCATGGTGGCTGATGCTCATAGGGTCTTTTGTTGCGATAGTCATAAGCAAAGCCGTTTACGGCGGTCTTGGGCAAAACCCTTTTAACCCTGCTCTGGTGGGGCGGGTGTTTCTGCTTATTGCATGGCCTGCGGAGATGACTGCTTGGATTGTTCCCCAGACAGTTAAGAACGGTCTTGTGTTTGACGCTGTTTCAACGGCAACTCCACTTGGTTCTATGAAAGCGGATCTGTTGTCGCAAGGACATGTTGTCGCTGGGAATATTGCTCCTCTCACAAACCAGCTTATTGGTAACGTCAGCGGCTCACTCGGCGGAGATTCGGCTCTGCTGGTTCTTATTGGCGGGCTTGTGCTTTTACAGCAGAGAATTATAAGCTGGCACATACCTGTATCTTTTATCGGGACGGTATTTGTACTGACAGGTATTTATTGGGGCATAGCGCCTGAGATGACCATCAATCCGCTTATGCATGTCGTTAGCGGTGGTGTTATGCTTGGCGCATTTTTCATGGCTACCGACTATGTTACTTCACCAATGTCTAAGAGGGCTCAGCTAATCTTCGGTTTCGGCTGCGGTCTTATCACTGTTGTGATCAGGCTGTTTGGAAGCTACCCTGAAGGTGTCGGATTTGCCATATTGATTATGAACGCATTCGTACCCCTTTTGGATAATTATATGAGACCTAAAAGTTTCGGGGAGAAGTCATAA
- the rsxC gene encoding electron transport complex subunit RsxC → MPYFGFNGGIHPKYNKTATQSKPAEVLPLAAGEVVHIPLAQHIGAPAKVLVKKNQQVKTGEPIGEASGFISTTIHSSVTGKVVAIGTVPHPVSGRVPGVSIEVEELSDEFMPLDSNTSFQKSVMFAGIAGMGGATFPSHVKLSPPKDVDTLLINGAECEPYLTCDHRIMLERTEDVIKGASLIRDNLKLKKLIIGIEKNKPDAIEEFAKYEQEYNFELVELEVKYPQGGEKQLIKACLNRVVPEGQLPMEVGVIVHNVGTCAAIYDALERQKPLFERMVTVTGAVKEPKNLIVRVGTPISKLIEHCGGFTGKPKKIIMGGPMMGLAVTSLDTPVMKGTSGILVYRDEDMPDLTQYKCMRCGRCIEACPMGLVPSAMDRFVVKEMYESLADWHVMNCIECGCCSYVCPSRRTLAGGFKTSKRIVAGILRSREEKKNG, encoded by the coding sequence ATGCCGTATTTCGGATTCAATGGCGGCATACACCCCAAATATAATAAGACTGCCACTCAGTCTAAACCAGCGGAAGTTCTGCCGCTGGCAGCCGGAGAGGTAGTTCATATCCCTCTTGCACAACATATTGGTGCGCCAGCAAAAGTTTTAGTAAAAAAGAATCAGCAGGTAAAAACGGGTGAACCTATTGGCGAGGCATCCGGATTTATCAGCACCACAATTCACAGCTCTGTAACTGGGAAAGTAGTTGCAATAGGTACTGTTCCGCACCCTGTCAGCGGTCGTGTCCCCGGTGTCAGTATAGAAGTCGAAGAACTTTCGGATGAATTCATGCCTCTGGACAGCAATACATCATTTCAGAAATCTGTGATGTTTGCAGGCATAGCCGGAATGGGGGGAGCGACATTCCCTTCACATGTTAAACTGTCACCTCCGAAAGATGTTGATACCCTTCTGATAAACGGTGCAGAATGTGAGCCGTATCTTACCTGTGACCACAGAATAATGCTGGAGCGGACGGAAGATGTTATCAAAGGCGCAAGCCTGATCAGGGATAATCTTAAATTAAAGAAATTAATAATAGGCATTGAAAAAAATAAGCCTGACGCCATAGAGGAATTTGCAAAGTACGAGCAGGAATACAATTTCGAACTCGTTGAGCTTGAAGTGAAATATCCTCAGGGGGGCGAAAAACAGCTGATTAAAGCTTGTCTGAACAGGGTCGTGCCCGAAGGACAGCTTCCGATGGAAGTCGGTGTTATCGTTCATAACGTAGGTACCTGTGCAGCTATTTATGATGCCTTGGAGCGTCAGAAACCGCTTTTTGAGCGGATGGTAACCGTTACGGGCGCTGTGAAAGAGCCTAAAAACCTGATTGTTCGTGTTGGAACTCCGATATCGAAATTGATTGAACACTGCGGAGGCTTCACAGGCAAACCGAAAAAAATTATTATGGGCGGGCCTATGATGGGGCTTGCCGTTACGTCTCTGGACACCCCTGTGATGAAAGGAACCAGCGGTATACTTGTCTATCGTGACGAGGACATGCCCGACCTTACGCAATATAAATGTATGAGATGCGGACGATGTATTGAGGCTTGCCCTATGGGGCTTGTACCTTCCGCTATGGATAGATTTGTTGTCAAAGAGATGTACGAATCCCTTGCTGACTGGCACGTTATGAACTGTATCGAATGCGGTTGCTGTAGCTATGTATGTCCTTCCAGAAGAACTCTTGCAGGCGGATTTAAAACATCGAAACGGATAGTAGCAGGAATCCTGCGTTCGAGAGAGGAGAAGAAAAATGGCTGA
- a CDS encoding deoxycytidylate deaminase — translation MRPDWDDYFIEMTNVVKKRSTCLRRQVGALIVKNRHILATGYNGVPSGIRHCEETGCLREQLKIPSGQRHEICRGLHAEQNAIIQAAYHGISINGAVLYCNTKPCSICAKMICNSGIIKVVYELDYSDPLAEEMFYEKKIQLIKYEPKGKI, via the coding sequence ATGAGACCTGACTGGGATGATTATTTTATTGAGATGACCAACGTAGTTAAGAAGCGGTCAACTTGCCTCCGCAGGCAGGTCGGAGCTCTTATTGTGAAAAACAGGCATATACTTGCCACAGGCTACAACGGAGTGCCGAGCGGTATTCGCCATTGCGAAGAGACAGGGTGTCTGCGTGAACAGCTCAAAATCCCGTCAGGACAGAGACATGAAATTTGCAGAGGGCTTCATGCCGAGCAGAATGCTATAATTCAGGCGGCATATCACGGTATAAGTATCAACGGTGCGGTGCTCTACTGCAACACAAAACCCTGCTCAATCTGCGCAAAGATGATATGCAACTCCGGCATAATCAAGGTTGTATACGAACTGGACTATTCTGATCCTCTTGCGGAAGAGATGTTCTATGAAAAGAAAATACAGCTTATAAAGTACGAGCCTAAAGGAAAGATCTGA
- the glyA gene encoding serine hydroxymethyltransferase: MGLYELTKGFDPEMYDAMMKEVERQETHVELIASENFVSPAVMEVQGSVLTNKYAEGYPDKRYYGGCEFVDIAEKLAIERVKKLFNVKYANVQAHSGSQANMAAYFALIEPGDTILGMDLSHGGHLTHGSPVNFSGKLYNVVSYGVTKETETIDYDQLEALAKEHKPKLIVAGASAYPRIIDFKRFREIADMVGAYLLVDMAHFAGLVAAGVHPSPTDYAHITTSTTHKTLRGPRGGIILTNDEDLAKKINSRIFPGSQGGPLMHVIAAKAVAFKEALSDEFKEYQKQIAVNAKKLAGVLADRGFRIVSGGTDNHLMLVDLTKQNITGKDAEAALGRANITANKNTIPFETRSPFITSGVRIGTPAVSSRGMKEPEMEIIGNAIADVLDNINDDAKIADAKGRIIELCGNFPLYKGKLY, from the coding sequence ATGGGACTTTATGAACTGACAAAGGGATTCGATCCTGAAATGTATGACGCTATGATGAAGGAAGTTGAAAGACAGGAAACTCACGTTGAACTTATCGCCAGTGAGAATTTTGTTTCTCCGGCTGTTATGGAAGTGCAGGGGTCTGTGCTGACAAATAAATATGCAGAGGGATATCCCGATAAGAGATACTATGGCGGATGCGAGTTTGTTGACATCGCAGAAAAACTTGCCATAGAGCGTGTTAAAAAACTTTTCAATGTTAAATATGCAAATGTTCAGGCGCACTCGGGAAGTCAGGCTAATATGGCTGCGTATTTTGCCCTTATTGAGCCTGGGGACACTATCCTCGGGATGGATCTTTCTCACGGCGGACACCTGACTCACGGAAGCCCTGTTAATTTTTCAGGTAAACTCTATAATGTAGTCTCCTATGGTGTAACCAAAGAGACCGAGACCATCGACTATGACCAGCTCGAGGCACTTGCCAAAGAGCACAAACCTAAGCTTATTGTTGCGGGGGCCTCTGCCTATCCGCGTATAATAGATTTCAAACGTTTCAGAGAGATAGCAGACATGGTCGGCGCATATCTCCTTGTGGATATGGCACATTTTGCCGGTCTTGTTGCTGCCGGAGTACATCCTAGCCCCACAGACTATGCTCATATCACGACATCCACAACTCACAAAACCCTCAGAGGGCCGAGAGGCGGGATTATTCTCACTAATGATGAGGATCTGGCTAAGAAGATAAACTCCAGAATTTTCCCAGGTTCACAGGGCGGACCTCTTATGCATGTGATAGCTGCGAAAGCTGTTGCTTTTAAAGAGGCACTTTCTGATGAGTTTAAAGAATATCAGAAACAGATTGCAGTCAATGCTAAAAAACTTGCCGGTGTACTTGCGGATAGAGGTTTCAGAATAGTGTCAGGCGGGACAGACAACCACCTTATGCTTGTAGACCTCACAAAACAGAATATTACAGGGAAAGACGCTGAAGCAGCACTTGGCAGAGCTAATATCACAGCGAACAAAAACACAATACCTTTCGAGACAAGAAGCCCGTTTATTACAAGCGGTGTGCGTATCGGTACTCCTGCCGTTTCATCCCGCGGGATGAAAGAGCCAGAGATGGAGATTATCGGTAACGCAATTGCAGATGTTCTCGACAATATAAACGATGATGCTAAAATCGCAGATGCGAAAGGCAGAATCATTGAACTTTGCGGTAATTTTCCCCTTTATAAAGGGAAACTCTATTAG
- the rpiB gene encoding ribose 5-phosphate isomerase B: MKKVALAADHGGVQLKDEIIEYLKSKQFDILDLGTNSGESVDYPEYGAKAAVAVTNGEADCAIIMCGSGIGISIAANKFKGVRCALCFDAYTAKMCRQHNDANIMALGGRITTIDRAKDMVDLFLETEFEGGRHQRRIDKLDALAAESWK; this comes from the coding sequence GTGAAAAAAGTAGCGCTTGCAGCTGATCACGGTGGCGTCCAGCTCAAAGATGAAATAATCGAATATCTTAAATCAAAACAATTTGACATTCTGGATCTTGGTACTAATTCAGGCGAATCTGTTGATTATCCTGAATACGGCGCGAAGGCGGCTGTTGCTGTTACCAATGGCGAAGCTGACTGTGCCATTATAATGTGCGGCTCAGGGATAGGGATATCCATAGCTGCCAACAAGTTCAAAGGGGTGCGCTGTGCTCTCTGCTTCGATGCGTATACAGCTAAGATGTGCAGACAACATAATGACGCAAATATAATGGCTCTTGGTGGTAGAATTACAACCATAGACCGTGCGAAGGATATGGTAGACCTTTTTCTTGAAACAGAATTTGAAGGCGGAAGACACCAGAGGCGCATAGATAAGCTCGACGCTCTTGCAGCGGAAAGCTGGAAGTAA
- the nadA gene encoding quinolinate synthase NadA has protein sequence MDYKAEIKKLAKERDAVILAHNYQIDDIQEIADIVGDSLGLSIEASKTNNKVIVFCGVHFMAETAHMLAPEKTVLLPNLDAGCPMADMITGAKLREFKAQHPGATTICYVNSTAEVKAESDLCCTSGNAVNVIKSVDTDKIIFVPDKNLGHYVSRFTDKEIILYPGFCPIHNRLTPKQIEKMKAKYPDAEFVAHPECPPAVVDMADHICSTSGLYSYCKQSSAKQFIIGTEVGVGYRLRKENPDKEFLFAYDSFICKNMKKTTLKNVYDCLLNMSNEITVDAEVSRKAVTCIERMLAIPRNE, from the coding sequence ATGGATTACAAGGCTGAAATTAAAAAATTAGCCAAAGAAAGAGACGCAGTGATACTTGCTCACAATTACCAGATCGATGACATTCAGGAAATTGCTGATATCGTTGGCGATTCACTTGGACTTTCCATAGAGGCTTCTAAAACCAACAACAAAGTTATAGTTTTTTGCGGAGTGCATTTCATGGCTGAAACAGCTCATATGCTCGCACCTGAAAAGACTGTTCTTCTGCCGAACCTTGACGCCGGCTGCCCCATGGCAGACATGATTACCGGTGCTAAACTGCGTGAGTTCAAGGCTCAACACCCTGGTGCAACTACAATCTGCTATGTTAACTCAACTGCGGAAGTTAAGGCAGAAAGTGACCTTTGCTGTACATCAGGTAACGCTGTAAATGTTATTAAAAGTGTTGATACAGATAAGATAATATTTGTTCCTGACAAGAATCTCGGGCACTATGTGTCCAGATTTACAGATAAAGAGATAATCCTCTATCCCGGTTTTTGTCCGATACATAACAGACTGACGCCAAAACAGATAGAAAAGATGAAAGCCAAATATCCTGATGCTGAATTTGTAGCACATCCGGAATGCCCACCGGCAGTTGTCGATATGGCAGACCATATCTGTTCCACATCAGGTCTATACTCCTATTGCAAACAAAGCAGCGCAAAACAGTTTATAATAGGCACTGAGGTTGGGGTTGGCTATAGACTAAGAAAAGAAAACCCTGACAAAGAGTTTCTCTTTGCATACGATTCTTTCATATGTAAAAATATGAAAAAGACAACTTTGAAGAATGTCTATGACTGCCTTCTGAATATGAGCAATGAGATAACTGTTGATGCAGAAGTAAGCAGAAAAGCAGTAACCTGCATTGAAAGGATGCTTGCCATACCTAGAAATGAGTAA
- a CDS encoding TIGR00282 family metallophosphoesterase produces MRILHIGDIIGRTGRKAVKTFLPEVRREYMPDIIVANAENASGGFGITYAVYEELRKLDIDIMTTGNHIWDNRETEMSIHKMDYLIRPANLPEGVPGKGVISIEKNGQKFTVINLIGRVYMGLSDCPFRKLDELRSQAEGFVMVDFHGEATSEKAAFAFYADGRIGTVVGTHTHVQTADERVLPKGTLFQTDVGMCGALNSVIGMEKEAPIERFIKGMPRKFEVEKRGEMMFNALFFEYDDNLTISDFKRLSISSGD; encoded by the coding sequence GTGAGAATACTCCACATCGGAGACATAATAGGCAGAACCGGCAGGAAGGCAGTAAAAACCTTTCTGCCTGAGGTTCGCCGCGAATATATGCCGGACATAATAGTCGCCAATGCTGAAAATGCATCTGGCGGCTTCGGCATCACTTATGCAGTTTATGAAGAATTGCGTAAGCTTGACATTGACATCATGACTACTGGCAACCACATATGGGATAACAGAGAGACAGAAATGTCTATACATAAAATGGATTATCTCATCCGACCTGCTAACCTGCCGGAAGGAGTACCCGGCAAAGGTGTTATTTCTATTGAAAAAAACGGACAAAAGTTTACTGTTATAAATCTTATCGGAAGGGTTTACATGGGTCTTTCAGACTGTCCTTTCAGGAAGCTTGACGAGCTGCGCTCACAGGCGGAAGGGTTTGTAATGGTGGATTTTCACGGCGAGGCTACAAGCGAGAAAGCAGCTTTTGCTTTCTATGCTGACGGCAGAATAGGCACTGTTGTCGGCACTCACACTCATGTTCAGACGGCAGATGAAAGGGTGCTTCCGAAGGGAACACTTTTTCAGACTGATGTGGGGATGTGCGGCGCGCTTAACTCTGTGATAGGGATGGAAAAAGAAGCCCCTATCGAGAGATTTATAAAGGGTATGCCGAGGAAATTTGAGGTTGAAAAGCGGGGGGAAATGATGTTTAATGCCCTGTTTTTCGAGTATGACGACAATCTCACAATTAGTGATTTTAAAAGATTGTCAATAAGTTCGGGAGATTGA
- the rny gene encoding ribonuclease Y → MGVTYYLLVVAGAVIGAFVGMFYQKKRNDAENQKLNKTAEDIISKAKRESDEILKEAKIESKDIIFKGKQELDKEVREKRNDLKAQEKRIIQKEESLDKKLDAIERKEEGFVQKDADIEKRLKDIDATRERVNELKQNIIMETEKIANMTSEEAKQMLIEQMVDDAKLEAARTLREMEEETKSEADKKARSIISTAIQRCAPEYISEITVTVVALPSDEMKGRIIGREGRNIRTFESVTGVDIIVDDTPEAVILSSYDPFRREIAKMTLERLVSDGRIHPARIEEVYNKAKEELEKHVLEVGEEALFNLGLHNVSKEITRLLGRLKYRTSYGQNVLGHSIEVAKITGLMAAELGLNEKIAKRAGLLHDIGKAIDYEAEGSHTEIGVEVAKKHKEDWRVLNAIASHHGEEEFKCIEAVLVQAADAISASRPGARREVLESYIKRLENLESIASGFDGVQKSYAIQAGREVRIIVEPERVNDERLITLSKDISKQIEDELTYPGQIKVTVIREARAVGYAK, encoded by the coding sequence ATGGGAGTCACTTATTATCTACTAGTGGTAGCCGGAGCTGTTATTGGCGCATTCGTCGGTATGTTTTACCAGAAAAAACGCAATGATGCCGAAAACCAGAAACTGAACAAAACCGCTGAAGATATTATCAGCAAAGCGAAAAGAGAGTCTGACGAAATACTCAAAGAAGCTAAAATTGAGTCGAAAGACATTATTTTCAAAGGAAAACAGGAACTTGACAAAGAGGTCCGTGAAAAAAGAAATGACCTCAAAGCACAGGAAAAACGCATTATTCAGAAAGAAGAATCTCTCGATAAAAAGCTCGATGCAATCGAACGCAAAGAAGAAGGATTCGTTCAGAAAGATGCAGACATTGAAAAACGTCTCAAGGATATTGATGCTACCAGAGAACGTGTTAACGAACTTAAACAGAACATTATTATGGAGACTGAAAAGATTGCAAACATGACAAGCGAAGAAGCTAAGCAGATGCTCATTGAACAGATGGTTGACGATGCGAAGCTTGAAGCTGCAAGAACACTGCGCGAGATGGAAGAGGAAACAAAATCCGAGGCTGATAAAAAAGCCAGAAGTATCATTTCCACTGCTATTCAGCGATGCGCTCCAGAGTACATCTCAGAGATAACTGTGACAGTGGTTGCACTGCCTAGTGATGAGATGAAAGGGCGTATTATCGGACGTGAGGGGCGTAATATCCGTACATTTGAAAGTGTTACCGGAGTTGACATTATTGTTGATGACACACCGGAAGCGGTTATCCTCTCTTCTTACGACCCATTCCGCAGAGAGATAGCCAAAATGACACTGGAAAGACTTGTGTCTGACGGACGTATCCACCCTGCACGAATCGAAGAAGTATACAACAAAGCTAAAGAAGAGCTTGAAAAACATGTACTCGAAGTTGGCGAGGAAGCTCTTTTCAACCTCGGACTGCACAACGTCAGCAAAGAGATCACCCGTCTGCTCGGTAGACTGAAATACAGAACCTCTTATGGGCAGAACGTTCTCGGACACTCCATTGAGGTTGCCAAAATAACAGGTCTCATGGCTGCGGAGCTTGGACTTAATGAAAAGATAGCTAAACGTGCCGGTCTCCTTCACGATATCGGTAAGGCTATCGACTACGAAGCTGAGGGCTCTCACACTGAGATCGGTGTCGAAGTTGCTAAAAAACATAAAGAGGACTGGCGGGTTCTTAACGCCATCGCATCCCACCACGGTGAGGAAGAGTTTAAATGTATCGAGGCTGTGCTTGTGCAGGCTGCGGATGCTATCTCTGCTTCCCGTCCGGGAGCAAGGCGAGAGGTTCTGGAAAGCTATATTAAGCGTCTGGAAAACCTTGAATCCATCGCATCAGGCTTTGACGGTGTACAGAAGTCCTACGCTATTCAGGCTGGACGTGAAGTGCGCATTATCGTTGAGCCGGAAAGAGTTAATGATGAAAGGCTTATAACTCTTTCAAAAGACATATCCAAACAGATCGAAGACGAGCTTACCTATCCGGGACAGATAAAAGTTACTGTCATCAGGGAAGCCAGAGCGGTCGGTTACGCAAAGTGA
- a CDS encoding 5-formyltetrahydrofolate cyclo-ligase, giving the protein MEKKQARKAALATRATLAKYQINKMSDAVAERFLKEFGDFDSYLLYSSFKSEVETHSLIKYLYGMKKTVYLPVVSGDELKLGSYKGEASLSSGAFGIQEPVECTDFKHIDIAVVPGVAFDRALHRIGYGKGYYDRLLGAVRFGIIAGFAFECQLFDSFDHEPHDIPVDVLVTENDIYRRNS; this is encoded by the coding sequence ATGGAAAAAAAGCAGGCGAGAAAGGCTGCTCTTGCGACAAGGGCTACTCTTGCAAAATATCAGATAAATAAAATGTCTGATGCGGTAGCAGAAAGGTTTCTGAAGGAATTTGGGGACTTTGACAGCTATCTGCTTTACAGCAGCTTTAAAAGTGAAGTGGAAACACACTCACTGATAAAGTATCTTTACGGAATGAAGAAGACTGTTTATCTTCCCGTTGTTAGCGGGGACGAGCTTAAATTAGGCTCTTATAAGGGAGAGGCTAGTCTTTCATCCGGTGCATTCGGGATTCAGGAGCCTGTGGAATGCACTGATTTTAAACATATAGACATTGCCGTGGTACCCGGTGTTGCTTTTGACAGAGCGCTTCATAGGATTGGGTATGGCAAGGGATATTATGACAGGCTCCTTGGGGCGGTACGTTTCGGGATTATTGCAGGTTTTGCTTTTGAGTGTCAGTTGTTTGATTCTTTTGACCATGAACCGCATGACATTCCCGTGGACGTACTTGTAACCGAGAATGATATATACAGGAGGAACAGCTAA
- a CDS encoding AAA family ATPase, protein MKILEELRPRAFDDIAGQKHLIGVDSVFRKMVEDGGFDSVVLVGPPGTGKTTLAEIIGKHLNMPYFSLHAATAGSGDLKQIMESARHAGKTVLVFVDELHRFNKTQQVLLLNMIDSGLAKLIGASTENPYHNLIQPLRSRSFVFRLERLEKPDLKELFEKVKLYFKERYKADDVVCTDDEFDRLVKASDGDGRRFLSVLELSAVNGSFKDDVLHLGVSKALEHTTDSRYNADEHYDMLSAMIKSIRGTDPDAAALWCFRLLECGMEPEAIFRRLLISASEDIGNAFPDALVFAQSAYSAFQAVGRPEGDIILAHVITYLASCPKSNRSYKAMWAVKEYLENNTPNVPYPLRTEGKGYHYPFDHGGFVVQDYSGTDEVFYDPSDAGFEMKISERLKRLWGKEKTYGKKAGEKGCSCDKGYSCKISDK, encoded by the coding sequence ATGAAGATTCTCGAAGAGCTTAGGCCTCGCGCCTTTGACGATATAGCCGGACAGAAGCATCTTATTGGTGTTGACTCGGTATTCAGAAAAATGGTCGAAGATGGTGGATTCGACTCGGTGGTTCTTGTGGGACCTCCTGGGACAGGGAAAACAACACTTGCGGAGATCATAGGCAAACATCTGAATATGCCGTATTTCAGCCTTCACGCTGCAACTGCCGGGTCTGGCGACCTTAAACAGATTATGGAATCTGCCAGACATGCCGGAAAGACGGTTTTGGTTTTTGTGGATGAACTCCATAGATTTAACAAAACACAGCAGGTTCTTCTGCTGAACATGATAGATTCCGGTCTCGCCAAGCTTATCGGAGCTTCAACTGAAAACCCCTATCACAATTTAATACAGCCTCTGCGTTCACGGAGTTTTGTTTTCCGTCTTGAACGCCTCGAAAAGCCTGACCTTAAAGAACTTTTCGAAAAAGTTAAGCTGTATTTTAAGGAGAGATACAAGGCTGATGATGTCGTCTGCACTGATGACGAATTCGACAGACTTGTAAAAGCATCTGACGGAGACGGAAGAAGATTCCTCTCTGTGCTGGAGCTTTCTGCTGTCAACGGCAGCTTTAAAGACGATGTACTGCATCTGGGGGTGAGTAAGGCTCTTGAGCACACCACAGACAGCAGATATAACGCAGACGAGCATTATGATATGCTCTCTGCTATGATAAAAAGCATTAGGGGAACAGACCCTGATGCAGCAGCTTTATGGTGTTTCAGACTGCTTGAGTGCGGTATGGAGCCGGAGGCGATATTCAGAAGACTTCTAATATCCGCCTCAGAAGATATTGGAAATGCTTTCCCCGATGCACTTGTTTTTGCCCAGAGTGCTTATAGCGCTTTTCAGGCAGTTGGCAGACCGGAGGGAGACATTATATTAGCTCATGTAATCACTTATCTGGCGTCCTGTCCCAAAAGCAACAGGAGCTATAAGGCTATGTGGGCGGTGAAAGAGTATCTGGAGAACAATACGCCGAATGTCCCTTATCCGCTTCGGACTGAGGGGAAAGGTTATCACTATCCGTTTGATCATGGCGGATTTGTTGTTCAGGACTACTCCGGCACTGACGAAGTATTTTACGACCCGTCTGATGCTGGATTTGAAATGAAAATTTCTGAAAGGCTTAAAAGGTTGTGGGGCAAAGAGAAAACCTATGGAAAAAAAGCAGGCGAGAAAGGCTGCTCTTGCGACAAGGGCTACTCTTGCAAAATATCAGATAAATAA
- a CDS encoding cell division protein ZapA: MPNCTKRTGELTNKKRLFGQRSKTCSADFKSSGVLLVPVNEYKVTIRGMKYFMKTDKDLDFVNRVVELLNGKMNEIERMANAPDTQKLAVMAAFSFAADCVLLQDEKGESLSKVIEMIDKTA, encoded by the coding sequence ATGCCGAACTGCACGAAGAGAACAGGAGAATTAACGAACAAAAAGAGGCTGTTCGGGCAAAGGTCGAAGACCTGCTCGGCAGACTTTAAAAGCAGCGGGGTGCTTTTAGTGCCTGTCAATGAATATAAGGTCACCATAAGGGGCATGAAGTACTTTATGAAGACCGACAAGGACTTAGATTTTGTAAACAGAGTTGTCGAGTTGCTCAACGGAAAGATGAACGAAATTGAGCGTATGGCAAATGCTCCGGATACACAAAAACTTGCTGTTATGGCAGCTTTCAGTTTTGCAGCGGACTGTGTTCTGCTTCAGGACGAGAAAGGCGAGAGCCTCAGCAAAGTTATAGAAATGATAGATAAGACAGCATAA